A region of Saccharomyces kudriavzevii IFO 1802 strain IFO1802 genome assembly, chromosome: 14 DNA encodes the following proteins:
- the POL1 gene encoding DNA-directed DNA polymerase alpha catalytic subunit POL1 (similar to Saccharomyces cerevisiae POL1 (YNL102W); ancestral locus Anc_2.176) → MSSKSEKLEKLRRLQAARNGTTAGDYEDDEADGNRLYDEVDEKEYRARKRQELLHDDFVVDDDGLGYVDRGVEEDWREAGDNYSDEDNENIDNIDGKDAKRKKAAKREKDHPITDMLRTQHSKSTLLAHVKQSQKKSIPIDNFDDILGEFESGEVEKPKILFPSKLNTILNSSPSHESKSSVKRSNRNDDQNPGTSISKKVKIDPDSSTDKYLEIDSSPLKSQSRKQRYANDVEDLLDDVENSPVMTCKKEKPIEDSLVENPPSTQSLANDDDDDDSDDDVILKRRTMRSVTATRRVNIDSRSNPPTSPFVTAPGTPVGIRAPTPSKSSRFDTDTNTLTVSVKKEDVIDSETDTFQMFWLDFCEVNNTLILFGKVKTKDDRCVSAMVQINGLCRELFFLPRKGKTPADIHEEIIPLLMDKYGLDNIRAKPQKMKYPFELPDIPSESDYLKVLLPYQTPKSARDTIPSDLSSGTFCHVFGGNTNIFESFVIQNKIMGPCWLEIKGADFNSIRNASHCAIEVSVDKSQNINPVSAKTMPDLRCLSLSIQTLMNPRENKQEIVSITLSSYRNISLDSPIPENIKPDDVCTLVRPPQLTSFPLGLAALAKQKLPGRVRLFNNEKAMLSCFCAMLKIEDPDVIIGHRLQSVYLDVLTHRMHDLNIPTFSSIGRRLRRTWPEKFGRGNSNMNHFFISDICSGRLICDIANEMGQSLTPKCQSWDLSEMYQVTCEKEHKSLDIDYQNPQYQNDVNSMTMALQENITNCMISAEVSYRIQLLSLTKQLTNLAGNAWAQTLGGTRAGRNEYILLHEFSRNGFIVPDKESSRNRAQRQKQNDENSDVPINSKKAKYQGGLVFEPEKGLHKNYVLVMDFNSLYPSIIQEFNICFTTVDRNKEDIDELPNVPHAEIGQGVLPRLLANLVDRRREVKKVMKSETDPHKRVQCDIRQQALKLTANSMYGCLGYVNSRFYAKPLAMLVTNKGREILMNTRQLAESMNLLVVYGDTDSVMIDTGCDNYADAIKIGLGFKKLVNERYRLLEIDIDNVFKKLLLHSKKKYAALTVNLDKNGNETTVLEVKGLDMKRREFCPLSRDVSVHVLNTILSDKDPEEALQEVYDYLEDIRTKVEANSIRIDKYKINMKLSKDPKAYPGGKSMPAVQVALRMRRAGRVVKAGSVITFVITKQDETDNDENTPALSVAERAYALNEVMIKGNNLKPDPQYYLDKQIFAPVERLLERIDSFNVVRLSEALGLDSRKYFRREGVNTNGEDINNLQPLETTITDVERFKDTVILELTCPSCDRRFPFGGIVSSNHYRMAYNGIQCKHCEQSFTLLQLTSQIEHCIRSHISLYYAGWLKCDDSTCSIVTRQLSVFGKRCLNEGCTGVMRYKYTDKQLYNQLLYFDSLFDCEKNKKQEMKPIYLPDDLDHPKEQLTESSIKALTEQNRELLETSRDVVQKYLNDCGRRYVDMGSIFDFMLN, encoded by the coding sequence ATGTCTTCCAAAAGCGAAAAATTAGAGAAGCTGAGGAGACTACAAGCTGCTAGAAACGGCACAACCGCTGGCGATTATGAGGATGACGAGGCAGATGGTAATAGGTTATACGACGAGGTGGATGAGAAAGAGTATAGGGCCAGGAAACGCCAGGAATTACTGCATGACGATTTTGTTGTGGACGACGATGGGTTAGGTTACGTGGACCGTGGTGTCGAAGAAGATTGGAGGGAAGCTGGCGACAACTACAGTGATGAAGACAATGAAAACATAGATAATATTGATGGCAAAGATGCtaaaaggaagaaagcCGCAAAAAGGGAGAAGGACCATCCGATTACGGATATGCTACGAACTCAGCATTCCAAGTCGACACTACTGGCACATGTTAAGCAAtcccaaaagaaaagtatcCCCATTGAcaattttgatgatattcTCGGTGAATTTGAATCCGGTGAAGTAGAGAAACCCAAGATTTTATTCCCTTCCAAATTAAATACAATTTTGAACTCTTCACCTTCTCATGAGTCAAAATCCTCAGTAAAAAGAAGTAATAGAAATGACGACCAAAACCCTGGTACCAGTATTTCTAAAAAGGTCAAGATTGACCCAGATTCAAGTACTGATAAGTATTTAGAAATTGACTCTTCACCATTAAAATCACAAAGCAGGAAGCAACGCTACGCAAATGACGTAGAGGATTTATTGGATGACGTGGAAAACTCGCCCGTAATGACTTgtaaaaaagagaaaccAATTGAAGATTCATTGGTTGAAAATCCACCATCTACTCAAAGTTTGgctaatgatgatgatgatgatgatagtgaCGATGATGTTAtactgaaaagaagaactatGAGAAGTGTAACAGCAACTAGGCGTGTTAACATAGATTCTAGAAGTAACCCTCCAACCTCACCATTTGTTACAGCACCGGGAACACCAGTCGGTATTAGAGCGCCTACTCCAAGTAAATCATCACGATTCGACACAGATACTAACACACTCACTGTCAGTGTCAAGAAGGAGGATGTAATTGATTCAGAAACAGatacttttcaaatgtTTTGGCTAGATTTCTGTGAAGTCAATAACactttgattttatttGGCAAGGTGAAAACCAAGGATGATAGATGTGTGTCGGCCATGGTTCAGATTAATGGTTTATGTAGGGagctattttttcttccaagaaagGGTAAAACACCAGCTGATATACACGAGGAAATCATTCCTTTATTGATGGATAAATATGGGTTAGATAATATCCGTGCCAAAcctcaaaaaatgaaatatccCTTTGAGCTTCCCGACATCCCATCTGAAAGTGATTATCTAAAGGTTCTGCTTCCATACCAGACACCAAAGTCTGCTCGAGACACCATTCCATCAGATTTATCGAGTGGTACCTTTTGTCATGTCTTTGGAGGGAATACCAATATTTTCGAAAGTTTCGTCATTCAAAATAAGATTATGGGACCATGTTGGCTAGAAATAAAGGGAGCAGATTTCAATTCAATTCGTAATGCTTCTCATTGTGCGATTGAAGTTTCTGTAGATAAATCCCAGAACATTAACCCTGTTTCAGCGAAGACAATGCCGGATCTGAGATGTCTTTCTTTATCAATTCAGACATTGATGAATCcaagagaaaataaacaagaaattgtCTCGATAACTTTGTCGTCCTATAGAAATATCTCTTTAGATTCACCCATTCctgaaaacatcaaacCAGACGACGTCTGTACTTTAGTGAGGCCGCCTCAATTAACAAGTTTTCCGTTGGGTTTAGCTGCATTAGCAAAACAGAAGCTACCTGGTCGGGTCAGACTATTCAACAACGAAAAGGCTATGCTATCTTGTTTCTGTGCTATGCTAAAAATAGAAGATCCCGATGTTATCATAGGTCACCGTTTGCAAAGCGTCTATCTAGATGTTTTGACTCATAGAATGCATGATCTCAACATTCCAACATTCAGTTCTATTGGCCGTCGTCTAAGAAGAACCTGGCCTGAAAAATTCGGTAGAGGTAATTCGAACATGAACCACTTTTTCATTAGCGATATATGTTCTGGTAGGTTAATATGTGATATTGCCAACGAAATGGGTCAGTCATTGACCCCTAAATGTCAAAGTTGGGATCTTTCGGAAATGTATCAAGTGACATGTGAAAAGGAGCACAAGTCGTTGGACATAGATTATCAAAATCCACAATATCAAAATGATGTAAATAGCATGACCATGGCTTTACAGGAAAACATTACAAATTGTATGATTTCTGCAGAAGTATCTTATAGAATCcaattattatcattgacCAAACAGCTGACGAACTTAGCCGGTAATGCATGGGCTCAAACTTTAGGTGGTACAAGAGCCGGTAGAAACGAGTATATTCTATTGCACGAATTTTCCAGAAACGGTTTTATTGTTCCTGACAAAGAAAGCAGCAGGAATAGAGCTCAAAGacaaaagcaaaatgaCGAAAATTCAGACGTACCAATCAATTCGAAGAAGGCAAAATATCAAGGTGGTCTGGTTTTTGAGCCTGAGAAAGGGCTTCATAAGAATTATGTCTTAGTGATGGATTTCAACTCTTTGTATCCATCTATCATTCAGGAATTTAATATTTGTTTTACCACTGTAGATAGAAATAAAGAGgatattgatgaattaCCAAATGTACCTCACGCAGAGATAGGCCAAGGTGTTTTGCCAAGGTTACTAGCCAATTTAGTTGATCGTCGACGTGAAGTTAAAAAGGTGATGAAAAGTGAGACTGATCCCCACAAACGAGTCCAATGCGACATTCGTCAACAGGCGCTTAAGCTGACTGCTAATTCTATGTATGGTTGCTTGGGTTATGTAAACAGTAGGTTTTACGCCAAGCCCCTTGCCATGTTGGTCACCAATAAGGGTCGTGAGATTTTAATGAATACAAGACAATTAGCTGAGAGTATGAATCTCCTAGTTGTATATGGTGACACAGACTCTGTTATGATAGATACTGGTTGTGATAATTATGCGGATGCGATCAAGATTGGTTTGGGGTTCAAAAAGTTAGTAAACGAGCGTTATAGACTGTTAGAAATTGACATTGACAAtgttttcaagaaattactTTTAcattccaagaaaaagtatGCTGCTTTGACTGTAAATTTGGACAAGAATGGCAATGAAACTACTGTTCTGGAAGTTAAGGGTTTGGATATGAAACGTCGTGAATTTTGTCCACTTTCGCGAGATGTTTCTGTACACGTTTTAAACACCATTCTGTCCGATAAGGACCCAGAAGAGGCACTACAAGAAGTGTACGATTACTTAGAGGACATCAGAACTAAGGTGGAAGCCAACAGTATAAGAATCGATAAGTATAAAATCAATATGAAGCTCTCAAAGGATCCTAAGGCTTATCCAGGTGGTAAGAGCATGCCTGCAGTTCAAGTAGCTTTAAGGATGCGTAGAGCAGGTAGAGTGGTTAAAGCTGGCTCCGTCATCACATTTGTCATTACCAAGCAAGACGAAAcagataatgatgaaaacacGCCGGCTCTTTCTGTTGCTGAACGTGCTTATGCACTTAATGAAGTTATGATTAAGGGTAATAATTTAAAACCCGATCCACAATATTATCTTGATAAACAGATATTTGCTCCGGTGGAAAGACtacttgaaagaattgacAGTTTTAACGTAGTGCGTTTAAGCGAGGCACTTGGTTTGGACAGTAGGAAGTACTTCAGAAGAGAGGGCGTTAATACAAATGGGGAAGACATTAATAACCTGCAACCCTTGGAAACCACAATAACAGATGTTGAAAGATTCAAGGACACTGTAATACTAGAACTAACTTGCCCATCATGTGACAGACGGTTTCCATTCGGTGGCATTGTATCCTCAAACCATTATCGAATGGCCTATAATGGTATCCAATGCAAGCATTGTGAGCAGTCTTTCACCCTCCTTCAATTGACAAGTCAGATAGAGCACTGTATAAGATCACACATTTCCCTCTATTACGCTGGATGGTTAAAATGTGATGACAGTACATGCAGTATTGTCACTAGACAACTTTCCGTTTTCGGTAAGCGTTGCTTAAACGAAGGCTGCACGGGTGTCATGAGATACAAATATACTGACAAGCAATTGTACAATCAACTTTTGTATTTCGATTCTTTGTTCGATTgtgagaaaaataaaaaacaagaaatgaaGCCCATATATCTTCCAGATGATCTCGACCATCCTAAGGAACAGCTGACGGAATCATCAATAAAAGCCCTGACGGAGCAAAACAGAGAATTATTGGAAACCAGCCGTGACGtcgttcaaaaatatttaaACGATTGTGGGCGTCGTTACGTTGATATGGGTAGCATATTTGATTTCATGCTAAACTAG
- the AVT4 gene encoding Avt4p (similar to Saccharomyces cerevisiae AVT4 (YNL101W); ancestral locus Anc_2.177), protein MINKNGDGEHLGVRRNGNLRHPSNNMKIPRRTQSTVLNSNPFSSRKYSVSTLTPKDICRSVDSRVFVDIASPNFQTLEDPHRDEIINSVRLNYLNSSKRNSVSHGHELSSRIDRTKNSSASTITAANAGSDDDDSNLNSAGGDITHDIYKMVKAENPKRLRRPHSMEDVNSKIEHHTKLSSASGLNVPGGFRREFIVNKKRQEHQLNDSASSDMNSRESDSINQPSSSSNQDIDKVPFLTRNFLEFLYVFGHFAGESFEDDFIPDSSNMMIQGEDERSALLSRPDHMKVLPSAKGTTSTRKVFLILLKSFIGTGVLFLPNAFHNGGLFFSVSMLAFFGVYSYWCYYILVQAKSSCGVSSFGDIGLKLYGPWMRIIILFSLVITQVGFSGAYMIFTAKNLQAFLDNVFHVGVLPLSYLMVFQTIVFIPLSFIRNISKLSLPSLLANFFIMAGLVIVIIFTAKRLFFDLKATPAAGVIYGLNTDRWTLFIGTAIFAFEGIGLIIPVQDSMRNPEKFPLVLGLVILTATLLFISIATLGYLAYGSSVRTVILLNLPQSNIFVNLIQLFYSIAIMLSTPLQLFPAIKIIENKFFPKFTKIYVKHNDLTTRVELRPNSGKLNWKIKWLKNFIRSIIVIIVVAIAYFGSDNLDKFVSVIGSLACIPLVYIYPSMLHLRGNSLPETKGEFWRFKPVLDSILIFFGIASMLYTSYQSIFGV, encoded by the coding sequence ATGATCAACAAGAATGGAGATGGTGAGCACCTTGGAGTCAGGAGAAATGGAAATTTAAGGCATCCTTCCAATAATATGAAAATTCCCAGAAGGACTCAATCAACAGTTCTCAATTCAAATCCATTCTCTAGTAGAAAATATTCAGTGTCAACTCTAACACCAAAAGACATATGTCGAAGCGTTGATTCTAGGGTATTCGTAGATATAGCGTCGCCTAATTTTCAGACTCTCGAGGATCCTCACAGAGACGAAATCATAAATAGTGTACGACTCAACTATCTGAACAGTAGTAAAAGGAATTCTGTTTCTCATGGACATGAATTAAGTTCCAGGATTGATCGGACCAAGAACTCTTCTGCAAGTACCATAACCGCTGCAAATGCAGGTagtgatgacgatgactCCAATTTGAATAGCGCTGGTGGCGACATTACACATGATATTTACAAAATGGTTAAAGCGGAAAATCCTAAGCGGTTGAGACGCCCTCATTCCATGGAAGACGTAAATTCTAAAATTGAGCATCACACCAAACTTTCATCAGCAAGCGGCTTAAATGTTCCTGGTGGCTTTAGAAGAGAATTTATCGTGAACAAAAAGAGGCAGGAACATCAATTAAATGATTCCGCTAGCTCAGATATGAATTCACGTGAAAGTGATTCGATTAACCAgccatcttcttcttctaacCAAGATATTGATAAGGTCCCCTTTCTTacaagaaatttcttggaattTTTATACGTGTTTGGGCATTTTGCTGGTGAGTCCTTTGAGGATGATTTTATTCCTGACAGCTCAAACATGATGATACAGGGAGAAGATGAGAGAAGTGCACTACTTTCTCGACCTGATCATATGAAGGTCCTTCCCTCAGCCAAAGGTACGACTTCGACAAGAaaagttttcttgatattgcTCAAGTCCTTCATCGGTACCGGTGTGTTATTTTTGCCCAATGCCTTTCACAATGGTGGCTTGTTTTTCTCAGTGAGCATGCTGGCTTTTTTCGGAGTTTATTCATACTGGTGTTATTACATATTGGTACAGGCCAAGTCTTCGTGCGGTGTATCCTCTTTTGGTGATATTGGCTTAAAGTTGTATGGGCCTTGGATGAGGATcataattcttttttccctaGTGATAACTCAAGTTGGGTTTTCTGGGGCCTACATGATCTTTACCGCGAAAAATTTACAGGCCTTCCTTGATAACGTATTTCATGTGGGTGTTCTTCCTTTGTCCTACTTGATGGTATTTCAAACGATTGTTTTCATTCCGCTTTCGTTTATCAGAAACATATCGAAATTATCACTACCATCTTTGTTGgcaaatttcttcattatgGCCGGTTTAGTCATTGTCATCATCTTCACAGCCAAAAGGTtgttttttgatttgaaggCGACTCCAGCAGCGGGGGTCATATACGGTTTGAATACAGATCGTTGGACGCTCTTTATCGGAACTGCTATCTTTGCATTCGAGGGGATTGGACTAATTATTCCTGTTCAGGACTCTATGAGGAACcctgaaaaatttcccCTAGTACTTGGCCTTGTTATTCTCACGGCAACGTTACTTTTCATTTCCATAGCTACTTTGGGATATTTGGCTTACGGTTCGAGTGTTCGAACTGTTATTCTCCTGAATTTGCCCCAAAGTAACATATTCGTCAATTTGATTCAACTATTCTATTCTATTGCTATCATGTTGTCTACACCTTTACAATTATTTCCAGCTATTAAGATCATTGagaataaattttttcccaAATTCACCAAAATATATGTCAAGCACAATGATTTAACAACAAGAGTAGAATTACGTCCCAACTCAGGAAAGTTAAACTGGAAGATAAAATGGTTAAAGAATTTCATACGTTCAATCATAGTGATCATCGTTGTAGCCATTGCTTATTTTGGGTCCGATAATTTAGATAAGTTTGTGTCGGTCATAGGTTCTCTTGCCTGTATTCCATtggtatatatatacccATCAATGTTGCATTTACGAGGCAATAGTCTTCCAGAGACTAAAGGAGAATTTTGGAGATTTAAGCCAGTGTTGGATAGcattttaattttcttcgGCATAGCAAGCATGCTTTATACATCCTATCAAAGCATTTTCGGTGTTTAA
- the MIC27 gene encoding Mic27p (similar to Saccharomyces cerevisiae AIM37 (YNL100W); ancestral locus Anc_2.178): protein MVNFYDDANESSNSGNDEVPLIPIVLQNSSELLVRTISTGNEIIESVHLTKWFQKYRTGVASQLSCYEKKWKTRTANFRLHVQHIINYSSRNIFNNDFENKHTVVPGSLIALGAFFAGSIAVNRSNWGAKRMIFSHNSSILEKLCTSIPSRIFLPWVLAAATFKYWAPQTSQNLVSATENDLLPRHFVKSYHDTWKRIYKEGYVAKKNDLKSQIDQTLQKNIRYAREQFYEKLGQA, encoded by the coding sequence ATGGTAAATTTTTATGATGATGCTAATGAATCCTCAAATTCGGGGAACGATGAAGTTCCCCTAATACCCATTGTGCTTCAAAATTCATCAGAACTGTTAGTCAGAACCATATCTACGGGAAATGAAATCATTGAATCGGTACATTTGACCAAGTGGTTTCAGAAATACAGAACTGGAGTTGCAAGTCAACTCAGTTGTtatgagaaaaaatggaagacAAGAACGGCCAATTTTAGACTCCACGTTCAACATATTATCAACTATTCGAGCagaaacattttcaataatgattttgaaaataagcACACTGTGGTTCCAGGTTCGTTGATAGCACTGGGTGCCTTTTTTGCTGGAAGCATAGCGGTGAACAGATCTAATTGGGGAGCTAAGAGAATGATATTTAGTCATAACTCCAGTATCCTCGAGAAACTATGTACGTCAATACCATCGAGGATATTTTTACCGTGGGTGTTGGCTGCCGCAACGTTCAAGTACTGGGCCCCCCAAACATCTCAGAATCTAGTTAGTGCCACGGAAAACGATTTACTACCAAGACATTTCGTGAAATCATATCATGACACTTGGAAACGCATTTACAAGGAGGGGTACGTcgcaaaaaagaatgacTTGAAAAGTCAGATTGATCAAACTTTAcagaaaaatattagaTATGCAAGGGAAcaattttatgaaaagttggGACAAGCATGA
- the OCA1 gene encoding putative tyrosine protein phosphatase OCA1 (similar to Saccharomyces cerevisiae OCA1 (YNL099C); ancestral locus Anc_2.180): protein MTSKITEYENVPDNESYLAEENLSIPEEVEEEDEEEEDDDDDDHIYINEETESGREKVLVSHAPQERIVPPLNFCPVERYLYRSGQPSPVNFPFLLNLKLKTIIWLSNEEPQDTLLEFCDTNKINLQFAAINPDAGEDDNPWDGLTEHSIINVLQTIVTQENYPLLVCCGMGRHRTGTVIGCLRRIMGWNLASVSEEYRRFTGSRGGRILVELLIEAFDTKLVKIDKNKAPSWLLTALE from the coding sequence ATGACATCTAAGATTACGGAATACGAGAACGTTCCAGATAATGAGTCTTATCTGGCAGAGGAAAACCTATCAATACCTGAAgaagtagaagaagaagacgaagaagaagaggatgatgatgatgatgatcaTATATACATCAATGAGGAAACAGAATCTGGCCGTGAGAAAGTCTTAGTTTCACACGCCCCACAAGAGCGCATTGTACCGCCCTTGAATTTTTGTCCTGTTGAAAGATATCTTTACAGATCTGGTCAGCCTTCACCTGTAAATTTCCCCTTTTtactaaatttgaaattaaaaacaataatatgGCTGTCCAACGAAGAACCTCAAGATACCCTTTTAGAGTTTTGTGATACtaacaaaataaatttACAATTCGCTGCCATAAATCCGGATGCCGGTGAAGATGATAACCCATGGGACGGTCTTACAGAACATTCCATCATCAATGTACTGCAGACCATTGTTACCCAGGAGAACTATCCCCTGTTAGTATGTTGCGGTATGGGAAGACATAGGACTGGGACGGTCATTGGATGTCTAAGAAGAATCATGGGTTGGAATTTAGCTAGTGTATCCGAAGAGTATAGACGCTTTACCGGGAGTAGAGGTGGCAGGATTCTTGTAGAACTACTTATAGAAGCCTTTGACACCAAGCTAGTGAAAATAGACAAGAATAAAGCCCCAAGTTGGTTGCTGACAGCCCTAGAGTAA
- the RAS2 gene encoding Ras family GTPase RAS2 (similar to Saccharomyces cerevisiae RAS2 (YNL098C) and RAS1 (YOR101W); ancestral locus Anc_2.182): MPLNKSNMREYKLVVVGGGGVGKSALTIQLTQSHFVDEYDPTIEDSYRKQVVIDDEVSILDILDTAGQEEYSAMREQYMRNGEGFLLVYSITSKSSLDELMTYYQQILRVKDTDYVPIVVVGNKSDLENEKQVSYQDGLNMAKQMNAPFLETSAKQAINVEEAFYTLARLVRDEGGKYNKTLTENGDSKQNPQDTQGGGANSVPRNSGGHRKASNAANGKNFNNTMVATNANNASIEAKAGLAGNQAINGRTQIDRADMDISAEGQAVQANAQNANTINSHVNKNNKAGQGSNAKQARKQQTASSGNASETSKDGSGGCCIIS; encoded by the coding sequence ATGCCATTGAACAAGTCGAACATGAGAGAATACAAACTAGTCGTCGTTGGTGGTGGTGGGGTTGGTAAATCTGCATTGACCATACAGTTGACTCAATCACATTTCGTGGATGAATACGATCCTACGATTGAGGACTCATACAGGAAGCAAGTGGTCATTGACGATGAAGTGTCCATATTGGACATCTTGGACACCGCCGGGCAAGAAGAGTATTCCGCCATGAGAGAACAATACATGCGCAACGGTGAAGGGTTCCTACTGGTTTACTCCATAACATCCAAGTCGTCCCTTGACGAGCTCATGACTTACTACCAGCAGATATTGAGAGTCAAGGACACGGACTACGTGCCAATTGTTGTTGTGGGTAACAAGTCCGATCTAGAAAATGAGAAGCAAGTCTCCTACCAGGACGGGTTGAACATGGCGAAGCAAATGAACGCACCGTTCTTGGAGACCTCCGCGAAGCAAGCAATCAACGTCGAGGAGGCCTTCTACACGCTAGCTCGTTTGGTCAGAGACGAGGGCGGCAAGTACAACAAGACTTTGACAGAAAATGGCGACTCCAAGCAAAATCCTCAAGATACTCAAGGCGGCGGTGCCAATTCCGTGCCCAGAAATAGTGGCGGTCACAGGAAGGCGAGTAACGCCGCTAACGGCAAGAACTTCAACAACACCATGGTTGCTACAAACGCCAATAACGCAAGCATAGAGGCTAAGGCAGGGTTGGCGGGCAACCAGGCAATAAATGGTAGAACACAAATCGACCGTGCCGATATGGACATTTCCGCGGAGGGCCAAGCCGTTCAAGCTAACGCTCAAAATGCTAACACGATTAACAGTCATGTTAATAAGAACAATAAGGCAGGTCAAGGCTCCAATGCCAAGCAAGCCAGAAAACAGCAAACTGCATCCAGTGGCAACGCCAGTGAAACCTCGAAGGACGGATCAGGCGGCTGTTGTATTATAAGttaa
- the PHO23 gene encoding Pho23p (similar to Saccharomyces cerevisiae PHO23 (YNL097C); ancestral locus Anc_2.183), with product MSSPANLFPGLNDITDVLEEFPLATSRYLTLLHEIDAKCVHSMPNLNERIDKFLKKDFDKDHQTQVGLLNTINKIYEELMPSLEEKMHVSSIMLDNLDRLTSRLELAYEVAIKNTEIPKGLRLGVDNHPAMHLHHELMEKIETKSNSKSSQALKSESRREAMAANRRQGEHYSANAQPQDDLKNDANYAAGRPESQDYTTNNANSRKRTSAANANTNVTETETKKRKRRVATTSVPLATVRTTAAVNSNSSRISRPKTNDYGEPLYCYCNQVAYGEMVGCDGADCELEWFHLPCIGLETLPKGKWYCDDCKKKL from the coding sequence ATGAGTTCACCAGCGAACCTTTTCCCCGGACTGAACGACATAACTGATGTGCTGGAGGAATTCCCACTAGCCACGTCGAGGTATTTAACCTTATTACATGAAATAGATGCGAAATGCGTGCATTCTATGCCCAACTTGAACGAAAGAATAGacaagtttttgaagaaggatTTCGATAAAGATCACCAAACACAGGTGGGGCTCCTCAATACCATCAACAAGATCTATGAAGAACTGATGCCGTCGTTAGAGGAAAAGATGCACGTGTCGTCGATTATGTTGGATAACCTAGATAGGCTAACGTCCCGATTAGAATTGGCATATGAAGTCGCCATTAAGAATACAGAAATACCCAAGGGTCTAAGATTGGGCGTGGACAACCATCCGGCAATGCACCTGCATCATGAACTAATGGAAAAGATAGAAACGAAATCAAACAGCAAATCATCGCAGGCACTTAAAAGCGAATCGAGAAGGGAGGCCATGGCTGCCAACAGGAGACAGGGTGAGCATTACTCGGCCAATGCACAACCACAagatgatttgaagaacgATGCCAACTACGCGGCGGGCAGACCGGAGAGCCAGGACTACACTACCAACAACGCCAACTCAAGGAAAAGAACCAGCGCTGCCAACGCCAACACCAATGTCACGGAAACAGAGACCAAAAAACGCAAGAGGAGAGTTGCCACTACATCCGTTCCATTAGCCACCGTCAGGACCACCGCTGCCgtcaacagcaacagcagcaggATATCGAGACCAAAGACGAACGACTATGGTGAACCGCTATACTGCTATTGCAACCAAGTAGCGTACGGCGAGATGGTGGGCTGTGATGGAGCAGACTGCGAGCTAGAGTGGTTCCACTTGCCGTGCATCGGACTCGAGACGCTCCCCAAGGGCAAATGGTACTGCGACGattgtaaaaaaaagctaTGA